CTAAACTTGACAAGTCCACGTGCATTGCCCTATATATACACACcagattactactactactaaaacCAGCAACCGCACCAAACAAGCACGACACCGGCCACCAAAGCTGCTCAAAACCAAGCAGCAAAAAATGTGGAACCCGAAACCCCTTCTTGTCGTCGTCTCACTCTGCATCTCGGCACTGTCGTCGCCGTGCACGGCAGCCAGTGGCGCCGGCAAGCCCTTGGTGGCCGCCGTCACCAAGGACGCGTCCACCTCCCTCTACACCGCGCCGCTCAAGGACGGCCACCCGCTCGTCCTCGACCTCACCAGCCCGGTCATCTCGCTGACGACGTGCACCTCCAAGAATGGCACGGTCACGACGCTCTCCGCGAACGCCACCGACGGCCAGAACCCATTGTTCCGGGTCTCCTTCTCCGCCGTCGCCTCCTGCACGCCGCAGGCAAAGGTCCCAGCTGGTGCCGTCGGCGTCGCGGGCCTCGCGCCCTCGAGCCAGTCGTTCCCGGCGCAGGTGGCGCGCACGCAGAAGGTCGCCAACAAGATAGCGCTCTGCCTCCCGAGCGACGGCAAGTCCACGTCCGGCAACAGCGTCGGCGTGGCCATCTTCGGTGGTGGTCCCCTGTTCTTCATCCCGCCGGACCGCGGCGACTTCACCACGATGCTGGCCGGCACGGCGCCCCTCCACGGGTTCAATGGATCCCCCGGGTACTACGTCTCCTCCACCGGCGTCGCCGTGGAGCAGAACCGAGTTAGCACCTCCGGCGGCATGCTCGTCGTCGGGCTGAGCTCGACGATTCCCTACACGGCGGTCCGGCCGGACGTGTACGTCCCCTTGCTGAGGGCTTTCGATGCGGCGGCCTCCGGGCCAAACTTCCCGTGGATGTCGAGGGTCACCGCGGTTGCGCCGTTCGAGCGGTGCTACGATTCGACGAAGCTGCCGCAGTCGCTCCTGGGCTACTCGGTGCCGCAGATCGACGTGATGCTGGAGGGCGGTCAGAACTTCACGGTTCTCGGCGGCAACTCCATGGTTCAGGTGAACGGCAACACGGCCTGCCTCGGGTTCGTCAAGGCGGCGGCGGGGCAGGCGCCGGCGACGGTCATCGGTGGGTTCCAGCTGGAGAACCACCTGCTGGTGCTCGACGTGGAGAAGAAGCAGCTTGGATTCACCACCTTCCTCAATGCCATCGGGCTTTCATGCAGCAACTTCAATTTCACTCTTGCCGCCTAGTGCAGTGCTGCTGAATGAATATTTTTGCTGTGTTGCATACTGTAATAAGAACTTTTACTTCTGTGTCAcgttaaataaataatggatggGAATAAATTAGTTGGAGTGTTCCAGCTCCCAACAGATTGTGCAGGCCAGCTATCAGGTTGGCAGTTTGACCTTCCTATGACACGGATCGGATATGTTTGAATATTTAGGACGCGTATAAGTACTGCATCAGACAAAAGATGCTGCCACGTTAGTTGACTCATGGTAGGTTAGGTTGCATGGGAGTACAAGTATTTTCCATGGAAAGAGTCCGCTGCTGCAGACTCCAGTCATTCCATCTAAGGCAATGTTTAGCTGCAGTCAGATCCATGTCAATTCGTATGTTTTGAGATGGATTGAGGTAGAACTTAGGTGATTATATTTCGATATTGATATGGCTCGGGTGTCCGTCCTGTGACTTCCCATTCGGAGGTGGCTCATCCTCATCCACTCGCCCGCGTGACTTTCCGTCTGGACCTTGTGGCTCATCCTCATCCACTCGCCCGCGTGACTTCCCGTCCGGACCTCGTGGCTCATCCTCATTCACTCGCCCGCGCCGCTCTGTGCTGTGTGCCCCTGCTCGTGGTCGCGGGACATATTCTGCCTGCGTTGCTCACCGGTGCCGCCCCCACCCATACTTGCGCCTCCCGTGGCATCAAGTTTCGCGCCGGTGTCGAGCTCCACAACAACAAGCTCCATTCGTCCAAGTAGCAAGGTGACATTACACTTGAGCGTATatttaagtgtttcatatgttttagaggtatgttgcaagggtttcgtatggatgttgcaaaagtacatcgggatgttgcatatgttgcaatggttgtacacgtatgttgtaaacgtctgtttccaatgtttcatctgtttttttagacgtatcactactggaaactgggcctttgccgagtgtcaaaaatcgggcactcggcaaagaccagagttctttgccgagtgtcgggcactcgtcaaaggacttctttgccgagtgccaggctctcggcaaaagcgcggcactcggcataggctgccccgcataacggtgttcggccacgtccttctttgccgagtgcctgccgttaggcactcggcaaagatttttttttggaaaatactttgtcgagtgcccggcgctcggcaaagattgaatatttttttttgaaatgtctttgtcgagtgcccatgtgaaggcactcggcaaa
This sequence is a window from Miscanthus floridulus cultivar M001 chromosome 10, ASM1932011v1, whole genome shotgun sequence. Protein-coding genes within it:
- the LOC136485792 gene encoding chitinase CLP-like, which encodes MWNPKPLLVVVSLCISALSSPCTAASGAGKPLVAAVTKDASTSLYTAPLKDGHPLVLDLTSPVISLTTCTSKNGTVTTLSANATDGQNPLFRVSFSAVASCTPQAKVPAGAVGVAGLAPSSQSFPAQVARTQKVANKIALCLPSDGKSTSGNSVGVAIFGGGPLFFIPPDRGDFTTMLAGTAPLHGFNGSPGYYVSSTGVAVEQNRVSTSGGMLVVGLSSTIPYTAVRPDVYVPLLRAFDAAASGPNFPWMSRVTAVAPFERCYDSTKLPQSLLGYSVPQIDVMLEGGQNFTVLGGNSMVQVNGNTACLGFVKAAAGQAPATVIGGFQLENHLLVLDVEKKQLGFTTFLNAIGLSCSNFNFTLAA